A window of the Juglans microcarpa x Juglans regia isolate MS1-56 chromosome 5D, Jm3101_v1.0, whole genome shotgun sequence genome harbors these coding sequences:
- the LOC121265039 gene encoding metallothionein-like protein type 2 → MSCCGGNCGCGSSCSCGSGCGGCKMYPDMSYTENTTTETLIVGVAPQKTHFEGSEMGVAAENGCKCGSNCTCDPCNCK, encoded by the exons ATGTCTTGCTGCGGAGGAAACTGTGGCTGCGGTTCTAGCTGCAGCTGCGGCAGCGGCTGTGGAGG ATGCAAGATGTACCCTGACATGAGCTACACAGAGAACACGACCACCGAGACTCTTATTGTTGGTGTTGCTCCCCAGAAGAC ACACTTTGAGGGATCTGAGATGGGCGTTGCAGCTGAGAATGGCTGCAAGTGCGGATCCAACTGCACCTGTGATCCTTGCAATTGTAAATGA